In a genomic window of Myxococcus fulvus:
- a CDS encoding type VI secretion system Vgr family protein — protein MKPLENALRQLPGVQQATQQLQRIQQVAAVAQGALGAVGGLEALSGLVQALGGQPPLDKVRFSFQSSAAPGAGWRVVALHAREGLSEVYTCGVDLANEHLDADVDGLLGSSAEVLIAHEAGARRLCGIVHRVEHLGSQAGHLLARAHVVPALWSLSLRKDQRIFQEKSVPEILEEVLLQALRPFERPFRLELNREYLPREYCVQYRESDLEFVQRLMEEEGIVFYFDHSGEKEELVLIEENEQSPACQAVMGTPITVKGPEAATASDECLRHFDYSQQLRTTSTVVRDFNWTHPDYDLTRESRSKDELGRERESYEYPAPLLGPYDLKEKKYKYEPAQKQELLRRQAFQAEGKRGVGEGYVTGFTPGYMFELTGHGHAALDQWYLLTRVEHHGDASEELTQDSLSLLAPGEPRERYRNTFECIPLDVPFRPERRRPRARMAGLQTATVVGPASEEIHTDEHGRIKVQFHWDRQGKRDEKSSCFLRVAQAWAGLGWGFVFLPRIGMEVLVDFLEGDPDRPLVVGCVYNGKNTPPYALPEHKTRSTIRTSSSKDSDGFNELRFEDAKDAEELFLHAQKDFNEVVLHNHTTSVKANQTNAVDGSQSETVGGNQSMSVTGTRTKSVDKDETTTVKGKRTETVDKDEDITIKATRTEKVTGKETLTLDGGREATVKTQEKLTVNGNRQETINGNDDLTVTGYRKDHVTGVYEMKGDAQVKALQGEVSITLQDKIDIMGSGKVIEIHNGAGASVKLEGGKIDVSAPSELNLQCGDASISLKSSGIIEISGVTEVSLSSNGSNVKLSPAGVESSGNKINSSAGGVHEISGAVVKIN, from the coding sequence GTGAAGCCATTGGAGAATGCCCTGCGGCAGCTGCCAGGGGTTCAACAGGCGACACAACAGCTCCAGCGAATCCAGCAGGTCGCGGCCGTGGCGCAGGGGGCCCTGGGCGCCGTGGGTGGGTTGGAGGCCTTGTCGGGGCTGGTCCAGGCTCTCGGTGGCCAGCCGCCCTTGGACAAGGTGCGCTTCTCCTTCCAGTCCAGCGCCGCCCCCGGCGCTGGCTGGCGCGTGGTGGCCTTGCACGCGCGAGAGGGGCTCAGCGAGGTCTACACCTGTGGGGTGGACCTGGCCAATGAGCACCTGGACGCGGACGTGGACGGTCTGCTCGGCTCGTCCGCGGAGGTGCTCATCGCCCACGAGGCGGGCGCGCGCCGCCTGTGCGGCATCGTCCATCGGGTGGAGCATCTGGGCTCCCAGGCGGGGCATCTGCTGGCACGCGCGCACGTGGTGCCCGCGCTCTGGTCGCTGTCGTTGCGCAAGGACCAGCGCATCTTCCAGGAGAAGAGCGTCCCGGAGATTCTCGAGGAGGTGCTCCTCCAGGCGCTGCGGCCCTTCGAGCGGCCCTTCCGGTTGGAGCTCAACCGCGAGTACCTGCCGCGTGAGTACTGCGTGCAGTACCGGGAGTCGGACCTGGAGTTCGTCCAGCGCCTCATGGAGGAGGAGGGCATCGTCTTCTACTTCGACCACTCGGGGGAGAAGGAGGAGCTGGTCCTCATCGAGGAGAACGAGCAGTCGCCCGCGTGTCAGGCGGTGATGGGGACGCCCATCACGGTGAAGGGACCGGAGGCGGCGACCGCCTCGGATGAGTGTCTTCGCCACTTCGACTATTCGCAGCAGCTGCGCACCACCAGCACGGTGGTGCGGGACTTCAACTGGACGCACCCCGACTACGACCTGACACGCGAGTCCCGGAGCAAGGATGAGCTGGGCCGGGAGCGAGAGTCCTACGAGTACCCCGCGCCGCTGCTGGGGCCGTACGACCTGAAGGAGAAGAAATACAAGTACGAGCCGGCCCAGAAGCAGGAGCTCCTGCGCCGTCAGGCCTTCCAGGCCGAGGGCAAGCGGGGCGTGGGAGAGGGCTACGTGACGGGCTTCACGCCCGGCTACATGTTCGAGCTGACGGGACATGGCCACGCCGCGCTGGACCAGTGGTACCTGCTCACCCGGGTGGAGCACCACGGCGACGCGTCCGAGGAGCTGACCCAGGATTCACTGTCGTTGCTCGCGCCGGGCGAGCCGCGTGAGCGCTATCGCAACACGTTCGAGTGCATCCCCCTGGATGTGCCCTTCAGGCCCGAGCGTCGGCGTCCGCGCGCGAGGATGGCCGGCTTGCAGACGGCGACGGTGGTGGGGCCGGCCAGCGAGGAGATCCACACCGACGAGCATGGCCGCATCAAGGTGCAGTTCCATTGGGACCGGCAGGGGAAGCGGGACGAGAAGAGCTCCTGCTTCCTGCGCGTGGCGCAGGCCTGGGCGGGGCTGGGGTGGGGCTTCGTCTTCCTGCCTCGCATCGGCATGGAGGTGCTGGTGGACTTCCTGGAGGGGGACCCCGACCGGCCGCTGGTGGTGGGCTGTGTCTACAACGGGAAGAACACGCCGCCGTATGCGCTGCCCGAGCACAAGACGCGCAGCACCATCCGCACGTCCAGCTCCAAGGACAGCGACGGGTTCAACGAGCTGCGCTTCGAGGATGCCAAGGACGCCGAGGAGCTCTTCCTGCACGCGCAGAAGGACTTCAACGAGGTGGTGTTGCACAACCACACCACGTCGGTGAAGGCGAACCAGACGAACGCGGTGGATGGCTCGCAGTCGGAGACGGTGGGGGGCAATCAGTCGATGTCGGTGACGGGCACTCGCACCAAGTCCGTGGACAAGGACGAGACGACCACCGTCAAGGGCAAGCGGACGGAGACGGTGGACAAGGACGAGGACATCACCATCAAGGCCACCCGCACGGAGAAGGTCACCGGGAAGGAGACGCTGACCTTGGATGGCGGGCGGGAGGCGACGGTGAAGACGCAGGAGAAGCTCACCGTCAATGGCAACCGCCAGGAGACCATCAACGGCAATGACGACCTCACCGTCACCGGCTACCGGAAGGACCACGTCACCGGCGTCTACGAGATGAAGGGCGACGCGCAGGTGAAGGCGCTCCAGGGGGAGGTGAGCATCACCCTCCAGGACAAGATCGACATCATGGGGAGCGGCAAGGTGATCGAGATCCACAATGGCGCTGGGGCGTCCGTGAAGCTCGAGGGAGGGAAGATCGATGTGTCGGCTCCGAGCGAACTCAACCTGCAATGCGGTGACGCGAGCATCTCGCTCAAGAGCAGCGGCATCATCGAGATATCAGGTGTGACCGAGGTCAGCTTGAGCTCGAATGGAAGCAACGTGAAGCTGTCTCCCGCGGGAGTGGAGAGTTCGGGGAACAAGATCAACTCCTCGGCTGGAGGCGTCCACGAGATCTCCGGTGCAGTGGTGAAGATCAACTAG